In one Spirosoma rigui genomic region, the following are encoded:
- a CDS encoding DUF2911 domain-containing protein: MKKTSLLVGLLFLTLTGATAQTFRGLDKTPMDMAYFPDDYAHDRKFAPAKIGTDKAMVRITYNRPAKNGREIFGKLVPYGKVWRAGANEAPEIKFYQDVTIGGKKLKAGNYALLTIPNETEWTIIFSSDLDQWGAYSYNEALDVARVTVPVQKSEAPIENFSIQFARKDAKTATMYMGWDTTMVAVPISL; this comes from the coding sequence ATGAAAAAGACGAGTTTACTTGTTGGCTTACTGTTCCTGACGCTGACCGGGGCTACGGCCCAAACCTTCCGGGGTCTTGACAAAACACCCATGGACATGGCCTACTTCCCGGACGATTACGCCCACGACCGCAAATTTGCCCCGGCCAAGATCGGCACCGACAAAGCAATGGTTCGAATCACCTACAACCGCCCTGCTAAAAACGGACGGGAGATTTTTGGGAAGCTGGTCCCCTACGGCAAGGTGTGGCGGGCGGGTGCCAACGAAGCACCGGAGATCAAATTCTACCAGGACGTTACCATTGGCGGCAAGAAGCTGAAAGCGGGAAACTACGCGCTGCTCACCATCCCCAACGAAACGGAGTGGACGATCATCTTCAGTTCGGACCTCGACCAGTGGGGTGCCTACAGCTACAATGAAGCGCTGGACGTGGCCCGCGTAACGGTGCCCGTGCAGAAATCCGAAGCCCCCATCGAGAATTTCTCCATTCAGTTCGCCCGGAAAGATGCCAAAACCGCCACCATGTATATGGGCTGGGACACGACGATGGTAGCCGTCCCCATTTCGCTGTAA
- a CDS encoding glycoside hydrolase family 65 protein, translated as MKHYLQHDPWCIVETDFHPEFNEVTESIMSLGNGRHGGRGSFEEKFSGKTLQGNYVAGVYYPDKTRVGWWKNGYPEYFAKVLNAANWIGIDIDIEYESLDLNTCEVRQFRRVLNMQEGFLERECVVVLKSGKELKVNAKRFCSIVDDEAGAIRYAITPLNFDARITVTPYIDGAILNRDANYDETFWDEVRKETGYGEAYIELRTRKTGFHVATGMCVEIEQDGVKVDYQSQPIKYEKYVANRISLDCRQGQETAVYKYAVNLSSLNYDSDTIIKEAHKSIQHITRKGFEKMLFEQKQAWADKWKTNDIVIDGDVAAQQGIRFNIFQLNQTYTGEDERLNIGPKGFTGEKYGGSTYWDTEAYCLPFYLATADQKVARNLLVYRYRQLGKAIENAQKLGFRAGAALYPMVTMNGEECHNEWEITFEEIHRNGAIAYAIYDYVRYTGDEQYLADYGLEVLIAISRFWSQRVNWSAAKQQYVMLGVTGPNEYENNVNNNWYTNYIAAWTLRYTAEAVAKVKALDSAKYADLIDRIHFREEKELATAKQIVEKMYLPQDEERGVFLQQEGFLDKDLMPVSDIPKGQRPINQNWSWDRILRSCFIKQADVLQGLYFFEDEFDQETLRRNFDFYEPMTVHESSLSPCVHSIQASRLGMHDKAYEMYLRTARLDLDDYNNDTEDGCHITSMAGTWLAVVKGFGGMRVSADGALSFAPYCPANWHSLAFKIRFQGSLLQVTTTQQNVTVANFSTMPVTLTLSGQEVTVPAEGQQVVSF; from the coding sequence ATGAAACACTATTTGCAGCACGATCCGTGGTGTATTGTCGAAACGGACTTTCACCCCGAGTTTAATGAAGTTACCGAAAGCATCATGTCACTCGGCAACGGCCGACACGGGGGGCGCGGTTCATTTGAAGAAAAATTTTCGGGCAAGACCCTCCAGGGAAACTACGTAGCGGGTGTTTACTACCCCGACAAGACCCGCGTCGGCTGGTGGAAAAACGGTTATCCCGAGTACTTTGCCAAAGTCCTCAACGCAGCCAACTGGATCGGGATCGACATCGACATCGAATACGAATCACTGGACCTGAACACCTGTGAGGTGCGCCAGTTCCGGCGGGTGCTGAACATGCAGGAGGGATTTCTGGAGCGCGAATGCGTGGTAGTCCTTAAAAGTGGTAAGGAATTGAAGGTGAACGCCAAGCGGTTCTGTTCCATCGTCGATGACGAAGCCGGTGCCATTCGTTACGCCATTACGCCCCTTAATTTCGACGCCCGGATTACCGTCACGCCCTACATTGACGGGGCCATCCTTAACCGCGATGCCAACTACGACGAAACCTTCTGGGACGAGGTGCGTAAGGAAACCGGCTACGGCGAAGCCTACATTGAGCTGCGCACCCGCAAGACTGGTTTCCACGTAGCAACGGGTATGTGCGTGGAGATCGAACAGGATGGCGTGAAAGTCGACTACCAGTCACAGCCTATCAAGTACGAGAAATACGTTGCCAACCGTATCTCCCTCGATTGCCGGCAGGGGCAGGAGACGGCCGTTTACAAGTACGCCGTGAACCTGTCGTCGCTCAACTACGATAGCGATACCATCATTAAGGAAGCGCACAAGTCCATCCAGCACATTACGCGGAAGGGCTTCGAGAAGATGCTTTTCGAGCAGAAACAGGCGTGGGCCGACAAGTGGAAGACCAACGATATCGTAATCGACGGCGACGTAGCGGCCCAGCAGGGTATCCGGTTCAATATTTTCCAGCTCAACCAGACCTATACCGGCGAAGATGAGCGGTTGAACATCGGTCCCAAAGGCTTTACCGGCGAAAAATACGGCGGGTCAACCTACTGGGATACCGAAGCGTATTGCCTGCCGTTCTACCTCGCTACGGCCGATCAGAAAGTAGCCCGCAACCTGCTCGTTTACCGCTACCGCCAACTGGGCAAAGCCATCGAGAACGCCCAGAAACTTGGCTTCCGGGCCGGTGCCGCTCTCTACCCGATGGTAACCATGAACGGCGAAGAATGCCACAACGAGTGGGAAATCACGTTCGAGGAAATTCACCGCAACGGCGCCATTGCCTACGCCATCTACGACTACGTCCGCTACACGGGCGACGAGCAGTACCTGGCCGATTACGGACTGGAAGTGCTCATTGCTATCAGCCGGTTCTGGAGCCAGCGGGTCAACTGGTCGGCTGCCAAGCAGCAGTATGTCATGCTCGGCGTTACGGGCCCGAACGAGTACGAGAATAACGTCAATAACAACTGGTATACCAATTACATTGCCGCCTGGACGCTGCGCTACACGGCCGAAGCCGTGGCGAAGGTGAAGGCACTGGACTCCGCAAAATACGCGGATCTGATCGATCGGATTCACTTCCGGGAGGAGAAGGAACTGGCGACGGCCAAACAGATCGTGGAGAAGATGTACCTGCCTCAGGACGAGGAAAGAGGGGTTTTCCTGCAGCAGGAAGGGTTTCTGGATAAAGACTTGATGCCCGTTTCCGACATTCCCAAGGGACAGCGTCCCATCAACCAGAACTGGTCGTGGGACCGGATTCTGCGGTCTTGTTTCATCAAACAGGCCGACGTATTGCAGGGGCTGTACTTTTTCGAGGACGAGTTCGACCAGGAAACGCTGCGCCGGAATTTCGACTTCTACGAGCCGATGACGGTGCATGAGTCGTCGCTATCGCCCTGCGTTCACTCCATCCAGGCGTCCAGGCTGGGTATGCACGACAAAGCCTATGAAATGTACCTGCGTACGGCCCGGCTCGACCTCGACGATTACAACAACGACACCGAAGATGGCTGTCACATCACGAGTATGGCCGGTACCTGGCTGGCGGTTGTAAAAGGCTTCGGCGGGATGCGCGTCAGCGCCGATGGGGCATTGTCATTTGCTCCGTACTGCCCCGCCAACTGGCATTCGCTGGCGTTTAAGATTCGATTCCAGGGGAGCCTGCTACAGGTAACCACGACTCAGCAAAACGTGACGGTAGCTAACTTCTCCACAATGCCCGTTACCCTGACACTGTCGGGGCAGGAAGTAACGGTGCCTGCGGAGGGGCAGCAGGTTGTATCATTCTGA
- the menB gene encoding 1,4-dihydroxy-2-naphthoyl-CoA synthase, giving the protein MQSNFPWQPIKEYQEILFSYYDGIAKISINRPHKRNAFTPQTVKEMSEAMEIARQDPKIGVIILTGEGGEAFCSGGDQSVRGHGGYVGEDEVPRLNVLDLQMQIRRIPKPVIAMVAGYAIGGGHVLHVVCDLSIAADNARFGQTGPKVGSFDGGFGASYLARVVGQKKAREIWFLCDQYDAQEALDMGLVNKVVPLDQLEETTIAWCRKILDKSPIALRMLKASFNAELDGQAGIQQLAGDATLLYYLSEEAKEGKDAFLEKRKPDFSKFPKFP; this is encoded by the coding sequence ATGCAAAGTAATTTCCCCTGGCAACCCATTAAAGAATACCAGGAAATCCTGTTCAGCTACTACGACGGGATCGCCAAAATAAGCATCAACCGGCCCCACAAGCGCAACGCGTTTACGCCACAAACCGTTAAGGAAATGTCGGAAGCGATGGAAATCGCCCGGCAGGACCCCAAAATCGGGGTTATCATTCTCACTGGCGAAGGGGGCGAAGCTTTCTGCTCCGGTGGCGACCAGTCAGTACGGGGCCACGGTGGCTACGTGGGCGAGGATGAAGTTCCCCGCCTGAACGTGCTGGATCTGCAAATGCAGATTCGACGCATTCCGAAACCTGTTATTGCCATGGTGGCCGGGTACGCCATTGGGGGCGGTCACGTCCTGCACGTGGTATGTGACCTGAGCATTGCCGCTGACAACGCCCGATTTGGGCAGACGGGTCCTAAAGTCGGCTCGTTCGATGGCGGATTCGGAGCCAGTTATCTGGCACGGGTAGTGGGCCAGAAGAAAGCCCGCGAGATCTGGTTCCTCTGCGACCAGTACGATGCGCAGGAAGCGCTGGATATGGGACTGGTCAACAAGGTGGTCCCCCTCGACCAGCTGGAAGAGACGACTATTGCGTGGTGCCGCAAAATCCTGGATAAAAGCCCCATTGCGCTCCGGATGCTCAAAGCCTCCTTCAATGCCGAACTGGACGGTCAGGCTGGTATTCAGCAACTGGCGGGTGATGCAACGTTGCTCTATTACTTGTCTGAAGAAGCTAAAGAAGGCAAAGACGCCTTCCTGGAAAAGCGAAAGCCCGACTTCAGCAAGTTTCCGAAATTTCCGTGA
- a CDS encoding class I SAM-dependent methyltransferase gives MSSLPPNFNWIAPVYDGLKAIVFGRSLERAQVLLLDRIPAGASVLIVGGGTGCLLESLLRRGHTGRVTYLETSGQMIARTSRRVLDRQLLGTIEFQRGDETTLSPGARFDVVMTPFVLDLFTAQTLRQRLLPRLTAALNPGGQWFITDFVLTTNGWQNALIQAMIYFFRLTAGIETRRLVDWQALFAETNLVLQERQAQVGGMVSSERWTRPPSPTQPLHSSSFSDQ, from the coding sequence GTGTCCTCATTGCCTCCCAATTTTAACTGGATCGCTCCCGTCTACGACGGGTTGAAAGCCATCGTATTTGGTCGGTCCCTGGAGCGGGCACAAGTTCTGTTGCTGGACCGCATTCCGGCGGGGGCTTCCGTGCTGATCGTGGGGGGCGGAACGGGCTGTCTGCTCGAATCCTTGCTGAGACGCGGGCATACGGGTCGTGTTACCTACCTTGAAACATCCGGCCAGATGATCGCCCGTACCAGCCGTCGGGTACTGGACCGTCAACTGCTGGGAACGATCGAGTTTCAGCGGGGCGACGAAACGACTTTGTCCCCCGGGGCGCGTTTCGATGTCGTCATGACGCCTTTCGTGCTTGACCTGTTCACGGCGCAAACGCTCCGGCAGCGCCTGTTGCCCCGTCTTACGGCAGCACTTAACCCGGGCGGGCAATGGTTCATCACTGATTTTGTTTTGACGACCAACGGCTGGCAAAACGCCCTGATTCAGGCTATGATCTATTTCTTTCGGCTCACGGCCGGCATTGAAACCCGCCGGTTAGTCGACTGGCAGGCGCTCTTTGCCGAAACAAATCTGGTTCTTCAGGAACGACAGGCCCAGGTGGGGGGGATGGTCTCCTCCGAACGCTGGACACGCCCCCCTTCGCCAACGCAGCCTCTCCATTCATCATCCTTTTCGGACCAATAA
- a CDS encoding sensor histidine kinase, which translates to MGALNFNLFRRVSWRIVNSRFMRVNKPDADRSSERLHREVDKILVRASIVTGLFMGLISLLFYEVIDARPEPKVALFSFGMAFLFTMLIWMFNIYVNSHRGLPAFYELLPADYEFSVRVVICLLMSEGLLRVWTGVDMFYHMESTSTSNIAGVLQVRGLLIVAFSLITTWGVEKALAQQQAMGLISKLKEENFQAKYEVLKQQINPHFLFNSLNILKGMIRTGNEDAEAYLIKLAEVYRYILQSNAKEDVVMADELLMLESYHYMLKNRFRDAIELIIDLSPETRRSVLPPLTFQMLMENCVKHNVLTQSRKLRVTVTEQAGTVLFQNNLQPKQSLMSASHIGLENLTRRYEHLCGKPLMVEQDNAFFTVILPIIPPGNDRPYPGR; encoded by the coding sequence ATGGGAGCCCTTAACTTTAATCTGTTCCGCCGGGTAAGCTGGCGGATCGTCAACAGTCGATTTATGCGCGTGAACAAACCAGATGCCGATCGTTCCAGCGAACGTCTGCACCGGGAAGTTGACAAGATCCTCGTCCGGGCATCGATCGTTACGGGCTTGTTCATGGGTTTGATCTCCCTGTTGTTTTATGAGGTGATTGATGCCCGTCCCGAGCCGAAGGTAGCGTTGTTTTCGTTTGGCATGGCCTTTCTGTTCACCATGCTCATCTGGATGTTTAACATTTACGTGAACAGTCACCGGGGGCTGCCCGCCTTTTACGAGCTCCTCCCCGCTGATTACGAGTTCAGCGTCCGGGTCGTAATCTGTTTGCTAATGAGTGAAGGGTTACTCCGGGTGTGGACGGGTGTGGACATGTTTTATCACATGGAAAGCACCAGCACCAGCAACATTGCGGGCGTTCTGCAGGTACGGGGATTGTTGATCGTGGCCTTCTCCCTGATTACAACCTGGGGAGTTGAAAAAGCACTAGCACAGCAACAGGCGATGGGACTTATATCTAAATTGAAAGAAGAAAATTTTCAGGCTAAATACGAAGTACTCAAACAGCAGATCAACCCGCATTTTCTGTTCAACTCCCTCAACATCCTGAAGGGGATGATCCGAACCGGCAACGAAGACGCCGAAGCGTATCTGATCAAACTGGCCGAGGTCTATCGCTATATCCTGCAAAGCAACGCCAAGGAAGATGTGGTGATGGCCGACGAACTGCTCATGCTGGAGTCGTACCATTACATGTTGAAAAACCGGTTTCGCGATGCCATTGAGCTTATTATTGATCTCTCGCCCGAAACCCGCCGGTCGGTGCTGCCACCCCTGACGTTTCAAATGCTGATGGAGAACTGCGTGAAACATAACGTGCTTACTCAAAGCCGAAAACTGCGCGTGACCGTAACCGAACAGGCCGGAACGGTGTTGTTCCAAAATAACCTGCAACCCAAACAATCCCTGATGTCGGCCAGCCATATCGGGCTTGAGAACCTGACCCGGCGTTACGAGCACCTGTGCGGCAAGCCCCTGATGGTGGAGCAGGACAACGCCTTTTTTACCGTTATACTCCCCATAATACCCCCCGGCAATGACCGTCCTTATCCTGGAAGATGA
- a CDS encoding glycoside hydrolase family 15 protein: protein MIRQPTTRDLAVISDQQTCALLDCAGTISWFCPTRFDSSAVFSLLIDPDKGGYWSVEAPGKQFVHRAYTDRSSILTSEYILAGQPFTITDWMPLNGPFNGLCRQFSAAPVEIVSRIRLKPDFGLRTSLPTLSPDGLTASFSSVKLCLKTSHPLTADGDSLVLRIPENEAGWAVLTDEHEQHATVTPDVLRQSLRQTEQAWQHLASLLVFNGPYQREVNDSIRAIQQLTYAKTGGIVAAATTSLPEVVGGKRNYDYRFVWMRDVALITGALAQVDEVGETEENFLSFMCGALSENKQVNLSPFYSVEKEIITSAEQLELAGYKNSRPVQIGNTASKQLQLDSDANVLLAAKLIYDRFGKRRHWESVCKVANFLAENWEQADNGIWEEEARKHYTTSKAFTARGLEFMARYADTPAQAAYWTDTAATIRKFVRTHCLTSTGAFAVHAGSEDVDIATALFTPWSYTEPDSPEMKATVHALETRYCRDNLYWRHLEEFDSRQEGAFLAGTFWMAHHYAIVGNLPKARAILDAALPYQNDLGYFSEEAGIESGEMLGNFPQTFVHSSFICAVNGLKQAMAGKDSRAF, encoded by the coding sequence ATGATTCGTCAGCCAACTACTAGGGATTTAGCCGTTATCAGCGACCAGCAAACCTGCGCACTACTGGACTGTGCAGGAACCATCAGCTGGTTTTGCCCAACGCGTTTTGATAGCAGTGCCGTTTTTTCGCTCCTCATTGACCCCGACAAAGGGGGTTACTGGTCCGTGGAGGCCCCCGGAAAGCAATTTGTTCATCGCGCCTATACCGATCGAAGCAGCATCCTGACCTCGGAGTATATCCTCGCCGGGCAGCCATTCACCATTACCGACTGGATGCCGCTCAATGGCCCCTTCAACGGGCTATGCCGGCAGTTTTCAGCTGCCCCCGTTGAAATCGTCAGCCGCATCCGGCTGAAACCCGACTTTGGTTTGCGAACAAGTTTACCCACGCTCAGCCCCGACGGCCTGACGGCCAGTTTCAGTTCGGTGAAGCTCTGTCTGAAAACATCCCACCCGCTAACGGCCGACGGCGACAGCCTGGTACTCCGTATTCCGGAAAACGAAGCCGGATGGGCTGTCCTGACCGATGAGCACGAGCAGCATGCTACGGTGACACCCGATGTTCTGCGGCAATCGCTTCGACAGACCGAGCAGGCGTGGCAACACCTGGCGTCGCTGCTGGTCTTTAACGGTCCATACCAGCGGGAAGTCAATGATTCGATCCGGGCTATCCAGCAGCTGACCTACGCCAAAACGGGCGGCATTGTTGCGGCTGCCACTACGTCCCTGCCCGAGGTCGTTGGTGGCAAGCGAAATTACGATTACCGGTTCGTCTGGATGCGGGACGTTGCCCTCATCACGGGGGCGCTGGCGCAGGTCGACGAAGTGGGCGAAACGGAAGAAAACTTCCTCTCGTTCATGTGCGGGGCCCTCAGTGAGAATAAACAGGTGAACCTGTCCCCGTTTTACAGCGTCGAAAAAGAGATTATTACCAGTGCCGAACAGCTCGAACTGGCCGGTTATAAAAACAGCCGACCCGTCCAGATTGGCAACACTGCCAGCAAGCAGCTTCAGCTCGACAGCGATGCCAACGTGCTGCTGGCGGCTAAACTCATCTACGACCGGTTTGGCAAACGCCGGCATTGGGAGTCGGTGTGCAAAGTGGCCAATTTCCTGGCCGAAAACTGGGAGCAGGCAGACAACGGGATATGGGAGGAAGAGGCCCGAAAACACTACACGACCAGCAAAGCGTTCACCGCCCGGGGCCTTGAGTTCATGGCCCGCTACGCCGACACGCCCGCGCAGGCAGCCTACTGGACCGACACAGCTGCTACCATCCGCAAGTTTGTCCGGACGCACTGCCTGACCAGCACGGGCGCGTTTGCGGTCCACGCCGGTTCAGAAGATGTAGACATTGCTACGGCTCTGTTCACGCCCTGGTCCTATACCGAGCCGGACAGCCCCGAAATGAAAGCCACCGTACATGCCCTGGAAACCCGCTATTGCCGCGACAATCTGTACTGGCGTCACCTGGAAGAGTTCGACTCCAGGCAGGAAGGAGCCTTTTTAGCGGGTACGTTCTGGATGGCGCACCACTACGCCATTGTGGGTAATCTACCGAAAGCCAGGGCTATCCTTGACGCGGCTCTGCCCTATCAGAATGACCTGGGCTATTTCAGCGAAGAAGCAGGCATTGAGTCGGGCGAGATGCTGGGCAATTTCCCCCAGACATTCGTTCACTCCTCGTTTATCTGCGCCGTCAATGGGCTCAAACAGGCGATGGCTGGTAAAGACAGCCGGGCGTTCTGA
- a CDS encoding AMP-binding protein: MLLDPSSTQPWPVPQTPYEAEALDFCRAWLEGQTEFVLHTSGSTGIPKAISLTRTQMAASAYLTGQTLGLVAGDTALVCLNVRYVAGVMMLVRGLELGLPMTIIEPAGNPLAGFDPAQTRFQFMALVPLQLQTILEQTLNALPILNDAKAILIGGAATSPALEQALQVIDAPVFATYGMTETVSHIALRRLNGPTRSDLFYALNGVELGTDERNCLHITSAATNGVRVQTNDVVELIATPNPGPVQFRLLGRADRIINSGGVKIQPERVERLIEDALAAENRPARLFVAGLPDDRLGQQIVVFIENRTLEPEVWKQLQGAIRQQIGPYAVPKAVIRVDEFAETPTGKVDRAQTIDRYR; this comes from the coding sequence ATGTTACTGGATCCTTCTTCGACACAGCCGTGGCCCGTGCCCCAGACTCCTTACGAAGCCGAAGCGCTTGATTTCTGCCGGGCCTGGCTCGAGGGCCAAACGGAATTTGTTTTGCACACATCGGGCTCTACCGGTATCCCTAAAGCCATTTCGCTCACACGGACCCAGATGGCGGCCAGTGCCTACCTCACCGGCCAAACACTGGGTCTGGTGGCGGGCGACACCGCACTGGTATGCCTCAACGTGCGCTACGTTGCGGGAGTCATGATGCTCGTGCGGGGACTGGAACTGGGGCTGCCGATGACGATTATCGAGCCCGCGGGCAATCCGCTGGCCGGGTTCGATCCGGCACAAACGCGCTTTCAGTTTATGGCCCTGGTGCCTTTGCAACTGCAAACAATTCTGGAGCAAACCCTCAACGCCTTACCTATTCTCAACGACGCCAAAGCGATTCTGATTGGTGGAGCAGCTACCAGCCCGGCGCTGGAACAGGCGCTTCAGGTCATTGACGCGCCGGTCTTTGCTACCTATGGCATGACCGAAACCGTTTCGCACATTGCCCTCCGCCGGCTCAACGGTCCCACCCGCTCTGATCTGTTTTACGCGTTGAACGGGGTCGAGTTGGGCACCGATGAACGGAATTGCCTGCACATCACGTCGGCGGCAACGAACGGCGTGCGGGTGCAAACCAATGACGTAGTCGAGCTGATTGCAACGCCCAACCCCGGTCCGGTTCAGTTCCGGCTGCTGGGCCGGGCCGACCGGATCATTAATAGTGGCGGGGTAAAAATTCAGCCGGAACGGGTTGAACGGCTCATTGAGGATGCGCTGGCAGCGGAGAACCGGCCCGCCCGCCTGTTCGTAGCGGGCCTGCCCGACGACCGGCTCGGGCAACAGATCGTAGTTTTTATTGAAAACAGGACGCTGGAGCCGGAAGTATGGAAACAGCTCCAGGGCGCAATCAGGCAACAAATAGGGCCCTATGCTGTTCCCAAAGCGGTCATCCGGGTGGACGAATTTGCGGAAACGCCGACCGGAAAGGTTGATCGTGCACAGACAATCGACCGATACCGCTAA
- a CDS encoding DUF2452 domain-containing protein encodes MEEAKVIINPISPDKVAESPGLLAYAHTAGGAVIRPEDKGKITGRAVSAMREQTDMQLTQLYKQMQLLAEQATAIRNRVEISERIYSAQMNFEPIVGHTYYFYQRKSASGSNGADVLSMIGPTEWGRKFPFERCLATVRMMADHTWDVHYHDVQYEE; translated from the coding sequence ATGGAAGAAGCGAAGGTTATCATCAATCCGATTTCGCCGGACAAAGTGGCCGAGTCGCCCGGTTTACTGGCCTACGCGCATACGGCGGGGGGCGCGGTGATCCGGCCCGAAGACAAAGGCAAGATTACGGGACGGGCCGTGTCGGCCATGCGGGAACAAACCGACATGCAGCTGACGCAGCTTTACAAGCAGATGCAGTTGCTGGCCGAGCAGGCAACGGCCATCCGGAACCGGGTCGAAATATCCGAACGTATCTATTCGGCTCAGATGAATTTTGAGCCAATTGTGGGGCACACGTATTATTTCTACCAGCGCAAAAGTGCAAGCGGAAGTAATGGTGCCGACGTGCTGTCCATGATTGGCCCCACCGAATGGGGCCGTAAGTTTCCCTTCGAGCGCTGCCTGGCAACCGTCCGGATGATGGCCGACCACACTTGGGATGTGCACTATCACGATGTTCAATATGAGGAGTAA